From the genome of Thermaerobacter marianensis DSM 12885:
GGCCGCGTCCCCCGCCTTCCCGGATGGGGCGACGTCGTCACCGGCCCGTTCCCGCTCTTCAGCGCCGGCGGCGGTACCGCCCGCCGGCCCCGGGCTTGGTTCCAGGACCTCGCCGCCGTGGGTTCCGGTGACCGGACCTGCCCCCGCCTCGAAGACCACCGGGGAGGCGGCGCTGCTGGTGATGGCCCGCCAGGACCAGACGCCCGCCAGCAGGCACAGGCCGACCAGCGGCGCCAGGATGCCCGCCGCACGGCCGTGCCCGGCGGCAGCCGGGCGGTGCACGGCGGGCGGGGCCGGCGGCGGGGCCAGAGCCGGTTCGTCCGGCCTGGACGCGTGGGGCCGGCAGCCTCCCCGCGGTTTCCCTCCGCCCGCCATCCTGCCTCCCGGCCTCGGAGGTGGTAGAACGGCCCCTGCAGGCGGCCGCCCGGGGATACCCGGCGCACCCGCCCCGGCTTGCTGCGCGGGCGGATCTACCCGCCTTTGTCCGTCCATGGCCGCCGCCCCCTTGCCGCGACCTGCCAGGTGAAGGACCCGCCAGGCCTCCACCAACCCCTTGCACTGGCACCAATTTACTGTGGCGGCCCTGGAATGTCAATATCTGGATCAAGGCCGGTTGCGGGCGGCCTCTCGGGCGACCGCCTGTCCCCTCGCCGCGGGCTCTCACCCTGCCGTCCGCGGCGATGGCATGGCGTCACCCCGCGGAGCCGGTGTCCGCCCCCCCTCCCCCGCGTCTTGTCCCGCCTGGACCCCGATTCCCGTACGAAAACCCGCGCAGGCGCCGGCCGAGCCGGCGCCTGCGCGTCCGTCGTCGTTCCCATCCGTGGTCCGGCGATTCCTTCTCCCGGGCTCCGGGTCCTTCTCCCGGGCTCCGGGCGGGTTGGTCACCCGCCCGGGCCCGGGCGCGCCGCGGGCGGGTGGTGCCTGCCATGAAGGCACGGGCGGTCATTTCACCACCACGTTGACCAGTCGTCCCGGCACCGTGATCACGCGGGCCACGGTCTTCCCGTCGAGCCAGTCCCGGACCCGCGGGCTGGCCAGGGCCCGCTGGCGCAGTTCCTCTTCGCTGAGGTCCGCCGGGACCTGCAACCGGTCCCGTACCTTGCCGTTGACCTGGACCACGATCTCCACCGTGCCTGCTTCCAGCACGGCCGGGTCCCACGCCGGCCAGGGCTGCCGGTGGACGCTGCCCCTGGTGGCGCGCCAGCCCAGCAGCTCCCACGCTTCCTCGGCCAGGTAAGGCGTGAAGGGCGCCAGCATGCGCAGCAGCCGGTCCAGGGCCGCCGCCAGCAGGTCGGCCCGCTGGGCGGCCGGTTCCACCCGGTCGCGGTAGCCGTAGATGGCGTTGACCAGCTCCATCAGGGCGGCCACCGCCGTGTTGTACTGCATGCGCTCGGCGATGTCCGTCGTCACCCGGGCGATGGCGCGGTGCACCTCGCGCCAGAGGGCCTGTTCTTCCGGACCCCATCCCTGCATGGCCGGCTGGATCTCCCCCGCCCCGGCCGCCGCGGCACCCGGCCGCGCCCCCGCCGGGCCCGTGCCGCCCCGGACGTCCGTGGCCGCGTTCCCGTCCTCACCGGCGGCGCCTGCCAGCCCACGCCCGCCGGCCCCTGCAGCGTACCCGGCCGTCACGGCCCCCACGGCCTCCGCCACGGCGCCGTCCCGGGCCGCCGCCACCTGGCCCGCCGCGCCCCGGATGGCCTCGGCGCACCCGGTCACCAGCCGCCAGACCCGCTGGACGAACCGGCTGGCGCCTTCGATGCCGTGCTCCGACCACTCCAGGTCGCGCTCGGGCGGCGCCGCGAACAGGATGAACAGGCGGGTGGCGTCGGCGCCGTACTCCTCCAGGATGTCCTCGGGGCTCACCACGTTGCCCTTCGACTTGGACATCTTGGCGCCGTCCTTGATCACCATGCCCTGGGTCAGCAGGCGCCGGAACGGCTCGGGGCTGGGCACCAGGCCCTCGTCGTAGAGCACCTTGGTGATGAACCGGGAGTAGAGCAGGTGCAGGACGGCGTGCTCGATCCCGCCGATGTACTGGTCCACCGGCAGCCAGTAGAACACCTTTTCCCGGTCGAAGGGCTGATGCTCGTCCCGGGGCGAGGTGTAGCGGTAGTAGTACCAGGACGAGTCCACGAAGGTGTCCATGGTGTCCGTCTCGCGCCGCGCGGGCCCGCCGCAGGACGGGCAGGTGGTGCGCACGAAGGACTCGGACGTGGCCAGCGGAGAGGCTCCCACCTGGAAGCGTACGTCATCGGGCAGGAGGACCGGCAGCTGGTCTTCGGGCACCGGCACGATGCCGCAGCGGTCGCAGTAGACGATGGGGATGGGCGCCCCCCAGTACCGCTGGCGGGAGATCAGCCAGTCCCGCAGCCGGTAGTTGACGGTGCGGCGGCCGATGCCGCGCCGTTCGAAGTCCTCGGCCATGCGCCGGTAGGCTTCCCGGCTGTCCATGCCGTCGTAGGGGCCGGAGTGGATCATCCGCCCGGGCCCCGTGTAGGCCTCCTCCAGCCGGTCGCCGTCGGCCGGCACCCCCTCGCCCTGGATCACCACCCGGACGGGGAGCCCGTACTTGCGCGCGAACTCGAAGTCCCGCTGGTCGTGGGCGGGCACGGCCTGAATGGCGCCCGTGCCGTAATCCATCAGCACGTAGTTGGCCGTCCAGATGGGGATGCGCTCGCCCGTGACCGGGTTGATGGCATAGGCACCGGTGAAGACGCCCTCCTTGGCGTCCAGCGCCTCCGCCCTGTCCCGCACCGTCAGCCGCGTCACCCGCTCGACGAAGGCGCGCACCGCCGCCTCCTGTTCCGTCCCCCGCGCCAGCTCCAGGGTCAGCGGGTGGTCGGGGGCCAGCACCATGAAGGTGGCCCCGTAGACCGTGTCGTGGCGCGTGGTGAAGACCGTCAGCTTCTCGTCCCGGCCGGCGATGGGGAAGTCCAGCTCCATGCCCTCGCTGCGGCCGATCCAGTTGCGCTGCATCACCTTGACCCGCTCGGGCCAGCCCTCCAGAAGGTCGAGGTCTTTCAGCAGCCGGTCGGCGTAGGCGGTGATGCGGAAGAACCACTGTTCCAGCTCGCGCTTCTCCACCGGCGTGCCGCAGCGCCAGCAGGCGCCGTCCTCCACCTGCTCGTTGGCCAGCACCGTGGCGCAGCGCGGGCACCAGTTGACGGGCGCCTTCTTCCGCTCCACCAGCCCCCGCTTGTACAGCAGGAGGAACAGCCACTGGGTCCACTTGTAGTAGCCGGGGTGGGAGCAGGCGATCTCCCGCCGCCAGTCGTAGCTCAGGCCCAGGCGCTGCATCTGCTCGCGCATGGCGGCGATGTTGGCGTAGGTCCACTCCGCCGGGTGGGTCTGGTTGGCGATGGCGGCGTTCTCCGCCGGTAGCCCGAAGGAGTCCCAGCCCATGGGGTACAGGACGTTGTACCCGCGCATGCGGAGGAACCGGGCCGTGGCGTCGCCGATGGAGTAGTTGCGCACGTGGCCCATGTGGAGCTTGCCCGACGGATAGGGGTACATCTCGAGGCAGTAGAACTTCGGCCGCGACGGATCGGCCTCCACGTGGTAGAGGCCCTCCTCCGCCCAACGCTGCCGCCACTTCTTCTCGGCGGCGTGAAAGTTGTACCGGTCGTCGACGGCCATGACCATTGCCTCCTCTTTCCGCTTGGCTGCCTGGCAACGGGGGTGGACCCGGGGCGCAAGGCCGGCGAAGGCTGCCGCCGAGCGGGCCGGCCGGGCCCATAACGCCGGGAGCCTCCCGTCCCCAAGGGACGGGAGGCTCCCGCGGTACCACCCTTCTTGATCAGTGTGGAGCGGATGGGACTCGAACCCACGACCTCGTCAATGCCATTGACGCGCTCTCCCAACTGAGCTACCGCCCCACGCGTCTGACCCACTCGTGCCCTTAACGCGGGCGACGTCGCCGGCTCCGGCGGCGGCTTCCTGCCGCCCTGCCCTCGCCGGCGCGGCTCCCGGGCGAGTTCCCCTGCCGCGTACCGCCGGTTTGCACCGCCACCGGCTCTCTGGGGGCCGCCGGCAGGGTACTGCTCCCGTTCACGGCCTTTGCGCATCCGGTTGTCGAACCGCGTAGCCCATTATAGAGAGCGTGCCGCCGCGGTGTCAAGGCGATGCGCGGCGCCGCCGCTTCGCCGCACCGCCGGCCCTCACGAGCCCGGCAGGGACTCCAGCTCCAGCCGCCGGGCATCGCCCCAGAGCCGCTCCAGAGCGTAATACTCGCGCTCCGCCGCCAGGAAGACGTGCAGCACCACGTCGTCGAAGTCCAGCAGTACCCACCGGGCCGCGTCGTATCCCTCGCGGTGGCTCGGCATCTGGCCCTGCTCCGCCAGGTCTTCCTCCACGCCGTCGGCGATGGCGCGCACGTGGATGGGATTCTGCCCGTGACAGATGACGAAGTAGTCGGCGATCAGGGTGAGGCCCTCCATGTCGAGGATCACGACATCCGCCGCCTTCTTCGCCTCGGCCGCCCGCGCGATGGCCAGCGCCTTCTCCCGGCTGGTCAACCGCCTCATCCCTCCCTGGTGTGCGGTGCCGCCCCCGTGGCCGCACTGCCGGCGGCGCTGCCGGTAGCGGTCCCGGTAAAGTCTTGCCCTACGACGATGCGCGCGTCGACGCCCTCGGGCAGGTCCGCCGTCGTCTCGACCCGGACCGAGGCCGCGGCCGGATCCAGCACCTGCCGCAGCCGCTCGCCCACGTCGGTGTCGCCGGGCCGGACCAGCACCGTGGTCTCCTGGAAGTCGAAACGGCCGGCATTGCCCACGGTGACCACCTGGAAACCGTATCCGCGCAGCAGGTCGGCGGCGCTGCTGGCCGCACCCCGGCGCCCGTTGCCGTTGAGCACCTCCAGGCGCACCTGGGCGTTGGCCTCCACGTCGATGCCGGCCAGGATCTTCATCGCCTCGCGGCGGGCCTCCTCCGGTTCGACCAGCCAGTAACTCAAACCGTCCAGGTAGCCCGGCCGCCCCGGCAGGATGCCCATCTCCAGCGCCGACGGGTCGAACTTGGGCAGCAGGGCGACCAGCCCCAGCATGCGGCTGGTCGGCATGTCCGTCGTCACCTGGCGGCCCAGGGTGCTGGCCAGCTGGGGCAGCTTCAGGACGCCCTGCATGCTCAGCACCTTGTCCACCAGCGCCTTGAGGAACTGCTGCTGGCGCTGGATGCGGAAGATGTCGCCGTCCTGGCGGTACCGCACGTACTGCAGCGCCTTGTCGCCGTCCAGCGTCTGGCATCCGGGCTGCAGGTCGATGCGCAGGTTCTGGCTGCGGGCGGTGTAGTGCATCGGCTTGTCGATGCAGACCTCGACGCCGCCCACGGCGTCCACCAGGGCCCGGAAGGCGTCGAAGTCGACCTCGACGAAGTAGTCGATCTGGATGCCCAGGAAGTTCTCGACGGTCTCGGCGACCCGCCGCGCGCCGGCCCCGGGCCCTCCCTCGGCCTGGCCGTAGGCGTGGGCGTGGGCGATCTTCTCAGGCTCGGGCCGGCCGGGGATCTCCACCCGGGTGTCACGGGGGATGGACAGCAGGCCCACCCGGCCCGTGGCGGGGTTCACGTTGACCACCATGATGGTATCCGAACGCTGGGGCGCAGGGGGCTCACCGGCACCGGCCCCGGCATCCACCCCGAGCACCAGGATGTTGATCGGCCGGTCGGCCACCACGCCGGGCTGCTCTTGCGGCTGCGGATCCGGCGGGACCTGCTGCACGCTGCTGAAGAACCCGTAGAGGGTCGAACCCAGCCACCCGGCGGACACGACGCCGGCGGCCGCCAGCACCGCCGCCACCACCAGCAGCACCCGGCCGGCCTTGCGGCGCCGGCGCTTGGACTCTTCTTTCATGGGCCCAACCAGCGGCATGCTCACGGTAAAACGCTCCTTTTCGCGCAAAACGCCCTGCAGAGGGCCATTCGAGTTTTACTGCCATGGTACCGGGGCACCGGCAACCGGCACCAGGGCGATGGGTACCAGCGTCCCCTTTAGGACTTCGGTGCCGGTGCGCCGGTTCCCGCACCCGCGGCATCCCCCTGCAGCGGGCGCCTCTGCCGCCAGTGGTTGCGGGCCGCCACCGTCGCCGCCGGCAACCAGAACCCGTTGCGCAGGCAATAGCGGATCAGGTCGTCCAGGACGGCCGCCATGGCGGCATCCACGTCGCGAGCCGCCAGGCGGCGCAGTTCGTCGACGCCCGGATAGCGGCGGGCGGGCTCCAGCTTGTCGGCCAGGAAGACCAGACACCCCACGGGTCCCAGGCCGGGCCGGGCCGTGGTATGCCAGCGGATCGCCTCCAGGACCTCCGGGTCCCGGGCCAGACCGCGCCGGGCCGCTTCCCAGGCGGCCACGGGCCCGTGCAGCAGGATGGGATCGGCCCGCTCGGCCGCGTCGGGCTCCCACCCCGCCTGCCGGGCGGCAGCCAGCAGCGCTTCCGGGGACCGCTCCCGGGCCAGGTCGTGCAGCCAGGCGGCCAGTTCCACCCGCAGCGGGTCGACACCGTGACGGAAGGCCAGGTCCCGAGCCGTCTCCACCACCCGGGCCACGTGCTGGAACCGGGCGGGGCTCAGGACCGCCTCTGCGGCCTGGCGGGCCCGTTCCAGATCGGCGGAACCGGCGTCGCGCAGCGCGTGCCCGGTCATGCCCGCCCCGCGCCTCCCCCGGCCGCACCGGCGGCGCTGCCTGGACCTGCCCCGGGGGCACCGGCGGCCTCCCCCGCCCCCTCGGGGGCGCCGGAGGTGCCCGCCCGCCGGAGGGCGGCCGCCTCGCCGGCCCGCTCGCTGCCGGCTCCGGCCCCGCGCGGCCGGTACAGCCCGTACTTGTGCACGTAGTCCTCCACCGCCGCCGGGACCAGGTAGCGGATCGAGCGGCCTGCCGCCACCCGCTCCCGCAAATCCGTGGAGGAGATGCCGATCTCGGGGATGGGGAGGAGGTGGACCCTGGCCCGCCGGGCCGCAGGCAGGCTGTCGAGGAACCGCTGCAAGGCCTCACCGGGCAATCCGGGGCGGGTGACGACGATCAGCTGGCAGGCATCCAGCAGGCCCAGGCCGCCCCGCCACGACGGCAGGGTGACCACCGAATCGGCGCCGGCGATGAAGTAGACCGTGGCCTCCGGCCCGGCCATGGCGGAGAGCTGGCGCAGGGTGTCGATGGTGTACGAGGGGCCTTCCCGGTCCAGTTCCAGGCGGGTGGTGTAGAAGTAGGGGTTGCCGGCAGTGGCCAGCACCGTCATCCGGTAGCGGTGCTCGGCGTCGCTGACCGCCGCGGGATCCTTGTGGGGCGGCCGGCCGGCGGGGACGAACAGCACCCGGTCCAGGCGAAAGTGGGTCCGGGCGGCTTCCGCCGCCACCAGATGCCCGATGTGGATCGGGTCGAAGGTCCCTCCGAGCACGCCCAGTTGCAGCGGCCGGCCGTCCCGCCGGGGCGCCAGCCACTCCTCAAGCCCTCTGGCCACCGGTATCCTCCTCTTGTCGCCCGCCGCCGACCGTTCCGCGCTGGCGGGCGCGGCCATCCCGCGCGGCCGGCCGGGCGCCCCGGCCCGGCATGCCCGGCACGACGCGGAGCGGCCGATCCTCTCCCGCCGGTTCCTCGCCGTCGCTTTGCGGGCACGGCGACCCGCACCGCCCCCGAATGCACCGGGCGCGAAGGCTGCGGTCATCGGTCCGGCCCGTGGCCCGTTTCCCCGCGCCCGCCGCGTTCGCTCCCGCCCTCGCCGCCGTCGCCGCGGTGCCCGCCAGGTTCCCCGGCGGGTGCTCCCTCCCGCTCCCCGTCGGTCGATCCCGTCGCGTCGCCCAGGAGCAGTTCCATCGGCCCCAGCCGCACCGTGTCGCCATTGCGGGCGCCGGCGGCGCGCAGGACGTCCTCCGCACCCAGCCGCTCCAGGCGCCGCAGCAGCCAGCGCACGGCCTCCTCATTGTCGAAGTCGGTCATCGCCACCCACCGCTCGACCAGGGGGCCGTGGAGGGTCCAGGTGCCGTCGGGCTCCCTCCGCGCCTCGACCCGCCTCGGATCGGGGCCGGCGCGGTACACCTTGCGCTCGGCCACCGGGAGCGGCTGGGAAGCGGGCGCCCGGGCCAGCAGGGCTTCGACCCGGTCCAGCAGCCGGTCCAGGCCCTCGCCCGTGGCGGCGGAGATGGGCACCAGTTCGAGTCCCCAGCGGCGAGCGGCCTCTTCCAGGCGCGAAAGGTGCGCTGCCGCGGCGGGCAAGTCCATCTTGTTGGCCGCCACGACGCCGGGCCGCTCCAGCAGCGAGGCCTCATAGGCTTCCAGTTCGTCCCGCAGGGTGGCCAGGTCCTGCTGCGGGTCGCGGCCTTCGGTGGCCGCCGCGTCGACCACGTACACCAGGACCCGCGTGCGCTGCACGTGGCGGAGGAACTCGTGGCCGAGGCCCACCCCCTGGTGGGCGCCCTCGATCAAGCCGGGGATGTCGGCGACGACGAAGCTGCGCCCGGGCCCGCGCTGCACCACGCCCAGGTTGGGCGCCAGGGTGGTGAAGGGGTAGGCCGCCACCTTGGGCCGGGCGGCGGAGATGCGGGCCAGGAGGCTGGACTTGCCGGCGTTGGGCCAGCCGACGAGGCCCACGTCGGCCAGGAGGCGCAGCTCCAGCTTGAGCCACCGTCGCTCGCCGGGTTCGCCCTTCTCCGCCAGCCGCGGGGCCTTGCGCCGGGGCGTGGCGAAGCGGGCGTTGCCGCGGCCGCCGCGGCCGCCGCGGGCCACCACCACCCGCTGGTCGGGGTCGGCCAGGTCGGCCAGGATCGCGCCCGTATCCCGGTCCCGCACCACGGTGCCGGGAGGAACCGGCACGTAGCAGTCCTCCCCGCGCCGGCCATGGCGGTTGCCGCCCTCGCCGTGGCCGCCGCGGCCGGCCCGGTAGTGGCGGCGGTAGCGCAGGTCGGCCAGGGTGGTCAGGGCCGGGTCGACCACCAGGATCACGTCCCCGCCCCGGCCGCCGTCCCCGCCGTCGGGCCCGCCCCGCGGCACATACTTCTCCCGGCGGAAGCTGACGGCCCCGTTGCCGCCGGTTCCGGCCTCGACATAGATCTCCGCTTCGTCGACGAAGTCGGGCAATGGCGTCACCCCATGGGCGGCCCCGGTGCCTCCGGCCGTGGCAGGAGGCCCGGCGGGCGTGCCGGGACGGCAGACATATCCACGTCGCGAGCTTATACGTCGCGAGCTGGGCATCGAGCCGGCGTCTAGCCGGCGGCCGGTCCTTCGCCCTCGGGCCCGGCGTTCCCTTCCAGACCGGCGACCAGGCTGGCCCCCGGGCCGTCCCACTGCAGCCAGATGCGCTGCCCCGGCACCTGGCGGGCCGCCTCCCGGGCCGCCTCCAGCACGGCCGCCAGCCGGGCCGCGTCGGGCCCGTTCCACCGCCCGGCCGGGCCGCCGGCGCCGGCACGGCCGCGGGCGGGGTCTGGGCCACCGGCCGGACCGCCCGGCGGCCGCCAGACCACCTCGAGTCCCGCCGCCTCGCACCGGGCGCGCCAGGTCAGGTAGAACGCGGCCGCCTCAGGCGGCCAGTGGCGCAGGGCCGCCCCTTCCCACTCCAGCTGGCGGCACCAATCCGCCAGGGCCGCCGCCGCCCGCTCGGGGCGTCCCAACTGCAGCCAGCCCAGGGCCACCTGCAGCCGGTTGACGGCGCCGTGGCGCCAGGCTCGGACGACCTCCACCAGGCGTGCGGCACCGGCAGCCGGTTCGTCCCTCGCGACCATCAGGATCCCCCCGCCCCGGGCACGCCCCGAATAGCAAAAAGCCCCCGCTGAACCGGTGCCGGCCGCAGCGGAGGCGCCTCCCGCGCGAATGGCTTCAGTCGGCCGCGATCTGGACGGTCTTGTCCGCCGGGAGGGGCATCACGTTGACCACCCGGCGGCCGCCGCGGGTGCCGAACGTCACCACGCCGTCGATCAGGGCGAACAGGGTGTCGTCACCGCCCCGGCCCACGTGCTTGCCGGGGTGGAACTTGGTCCCGCGCTGCCGCACCAGGATGGTGCCGGCCCGCACCACCTGCCCCTCGTACCGCTTGACGCCCAGGTACTTGGGGTTGCTGTCGCGGCCGTTGCGGGTGCTGCCGCCGCCCTTCTTGTGAGCAAAGAGCTGCAGGTGGATCCGGCGCATGGACTTCACCTCCCTCCGGCATTGCGCTCCTCCACGCGCACGTAGTCGTCGTAGTCGCTGGCGATGGCCTGGATGCCGACGCGCGCCGTCTCCAGGATGGCCTGGGCGGCCCGGTGGACGTCGGGCGGCACCGCCGCCGGCAGTTGGCAGACCAGCCGGCCCTCCTCGTCCAGCTCCACGTCGGGCACCAGGTGCAGGACCTCTTCGAGGCCCAGGATGGCCGCCTGGCTCAGGGCCGACACGGCAGCGCAGACGATGTCCTCGCCGCGGTCGGCGAACCCGGCGTGGCCGGTGATCTCAAACCGGGTGATGGCGCCCTGTCCGTCGCGGTAGAACACGGCCCGGATCACGGTTCACGCCTCGATGCGGTCGATCTTCACCCGGGTGAAGGGCTGGCGATGACCCCGCTTGCGCCGGTAGTTCACCTTGGGCCGGTATTTGAACACGATGATCTTGCGGCTGCGGCCGTGGCCCAGCACGTGGCCCGTGACCCGTGCACCCTCGACCACCGGCGTGCCGATGCGGAAGTCGTCGCCCTGCTTGACGGCCAGGACCCGGTCGAACACCACCGTGTCGTTCTCGGCCGCCGGCAGCTTCTCCAGGATCAGGACGTCGCCCTCCTGCACCCGGTACTGCTTGCCGCCCGTCTCGATGATGGCGTACATGGCGTCACCCCGCCTCCACCTGGCTACGTCGCCCGGTCGCCGTCGTCCTTGCCTTGCCCGTGCAGGAAAAAGGCAGAAAAAGGGGCCCCCGCGATGCCGGGGCCTTGACAGCGCTAGTATTCTAGTCGCCGGCGCCCGGGGGTGTCAAGGCAAGCGGCGCCGGGCGCGTACGGTCGGAGCACCGCCGTCTCCCGGCAGGCGGCCTTCAGGACACCACCCGCGCCCGGGCGTAGGTCCGATAGGCGCGGGTGATCTCCACCACCACCCGCTGGCCCACCCGGTCGCCGGCGCCCTGGATGTCGATGACGTACCCCTCCAGCCGCGCGATGCCGTCGGCCTCGTTGGTGGCGTGCCGCTCCTCCACCTCCAGTTCCAGGCGCTGTCCGGCGTGAACGGGCAGCGCCTGGCGCTCCACCTCCTCCCGGCTGCCCAGGGCCACCAGGTTCATGGCCTCCAGGTGGACGTCGTCGCGGCCGCGGATGAACACGCTGCGCCCCGTCTCCCGCTCCAGCTCCCGCAGGTTGGCGCCGCCCGCGCCGATGAGCAGCGACGCCACCGACGGGTGGACCTCCACCAGGATGGCCTCGCTGGCGGAATGGCGCAGGATGCGCTTGATCTCCCGCCGCACCCGGCGCGCCGCGCTCTCCTCGCTGAGCACCCGGCCGCGCCCGTCGCAGTAGGGGCACTCCCGGGTGAGCTGTTCGAGCAGGCTACGGCGACCCTTCTTGCGCGTCATCTCGACCAGGCCCAGGCTGGTGATCCCCAGCACCGTAGCCTTGGTGTGGTCCCGGGCCAGGTGGCGCTCCAGTTCCTGGACCACCCGCTGGCGGTGGGACGGTTCCTCCATGTCGATGAAGTCGATGACGATGATGCCGCCGATGTCGCGCAGGCGAAGCTGCCGGGCGATCTCCGCCGCCGCCTCCATGTTGGTCCGGAAGACCGTGTCGGCCAGGTTCTTGGAGCCGACGAACTTGCCGGTGTTGACGTCGATGGCGGTCAGGGCCTCGGTCTGGTCGATCACCAGGTAGCCGCCACTCTTCAGCCACACCCGCCGCTTGAGGGCGCGCTCGATCTCCTCGTTGATGCCGTATTGCTCGAAGAGGCCCGCCTCCCGGTTCTGGTAGAGGTGCACCCGGTCGCGCAGCGGCGAGGCGAAGGCGGCCATGAGGTCCAGCATCCGGCGGTACTCGGTGGGGTCGTCGATCCACACCTCGTCGACCTCGGGCGTCAGCATGTCCCGGACCACCCGGAAGACCAGGCCCAGGTCGCGGTAGAGCAGGACCGGCGCCCGCTCGCGGCGGGCGCGGCGCTGGATGTCGGCCCACAGCCGGGTCAGGTACTCCACGTCGCCCCGCAGCTCGGCCTCGCTTCGGCCCTCGGCGGCGGTGCGGACGATCAGGCCGGCGCCTGGCGGCTGCAGGCTCTGGGCCAGCTGCTTGAGCCGCTGGCGCTCCTTCTCGTCGTGGATGCGGCGGGAGACGCCCACGTAGTCGACCCCGGGCATCAGCACCAGCAGCCGGCCCGGCAGGGTCAAGTGGCGGGTCACCCGCGCGCCCTTGTTGCCCGTGGGCTCCTTGACGATCTGGACGATGATCTCCTGACCGGGATGGAGGAGGTCGGTGATGGCGGCATGGCGGAGGTCGTCGGGCAGGTCGTCGTCCTCGGCATCCTCCCCGCGGGGCACCGCGTCGGCGACGTAGAGGAAGGCGTTGCGCTCCAGCCCGATGTTGACGAACGCGGCCTGCATGCCGGGGAGCACGTTCTCGACTTTGCCCTTGTAGACGTTGCCCGCCACCCGCTGGTTGGAGGGCCGCTCGTGGTAGATCTCGACCAGGCGATCGTCCTCCAGCACGGCGACCCGCGTCTCGTCGGGTTCCACCGTGACCAGGATGGATTTGCGCATGGAAAAACCACTCCAAACTTGTAGATAACCTTAGTTTAATCCATCGCCGGGACCCGCTCCATTGGTCCCGCCGCCGCGTCGTGGGTGCCCCCGCAGCGCTCCCTTCGCCCCGCCCCCCGGTCGGGGCAGAACCCCGTATCGGAAGGAACCCTCATGGAGAAATATGGCGGCACCACCGGCCGGCGATGCGGGGGCGAGCGCCCTGCTTGCGAGCCGGTTCTTCCGCCACGGAGCGGCGTGCGGAGAGGGCCACGACCGGTTTGCCGGAGTGGACGGCCGTCACCGCAACGGGTGCACGGGCCGGTTCGCCCCAGCGGACCAGCAGGCGGGGACGGCCGGGGCGGGTAGGGGCCCGGACCCGTTTACGCGCGCCACTCCAGCAGGTCGCGCAGCGGGGCATCGAGCCCCAGGTGGAGGATGCCGCGCAGCAGGAGGCCCTCGTCCAGCTCGCCCAGGGGGCGCTGCTGCTCGTCGACCACCACGATCTCGTGGTAGCTGCCGGGGCGCAGGGCTTCGGCCACCTGGCGCAGGCTGGCGGTCTCCAGGGCGATCAGCCGGTGCACCGGCAAGATCCCCGCCCGGCGCAGCCGGCCGCGCTTGGTCCAAAGGCCCCGCAGGGCCGTCACGCCCACCCACTGCTCCTCCCGCGCCGTCCCGACCCAGATGGTGATGGCGGCGGCCAGGA
Proteins encoded in this window:
- a CDS encoding Spo0B domain-containing protein; this encodes MVARDEPAAGAARLVEVVRAWRHGAVNRLQVALGWLQLGRPERAAAALADWCRQLEWEGAALRHWPPEAAAFYLTWRARCEAAGLEVVWRPPGGPAGGPDPARGRAGAGGPAGRWNGPDAARLAAVLEAAREAARQVPGQRIWLQWDGPGASLVAGLEGNAGPEGEGPAAG
- the rpmA gene encoding 50S ribosomal protein L27; the encoded protein is MRRIHLQLFAHKKGGGSTRNGRDSNPKYLGVKRYEGQVVRAGTILVRQRGTKFHPGKHVGRGGDDTLFALIDGVVTFGTRGGRRVVNVMPLPADKTVQIAAD
- a CDS encoding ribosomal-processing cysteine protease Prp, with the protein product MIRAVFYRDGQGAITRFEITGHAGFADRGEDIVCAAVSALSQAAILGLEEVLHLVPDVELDEEGRLVCQLPAAVPPDVHRAAQAILETARVGIQAIASDYDDYVRVEERNAGGR
- the rplU gene encoding 50S ribosomal protein L21, producing MYAIIETGGKQYRVQEGDVLILEKLPAAENDTVVFDRVLAVKQGDDFRIGTPVVEGARVTGHVLGHGRSRKIIVFKYRPKVNYRRKRGHRQPFTRVKIDRIEA
- a CDS encoding Rne/Rng family ribonuclease; translation: MRKSILVTVEPDETRVAVLEDDRLVEIYHERPSNQRVAGNVYKGKVENVLPGMQAAFVNIGLERNAFLYVADAVPRGEDAEDDDLPDDLRHAAITDLLHPGQEIIVQIVKEPTGNKGARVTRHLTLPGRLLVLMPGVDYVGVSRRIHDEKERQRLKQLAQSLQPPGAGLIVRTAAEGRSEAELRGDVEYLTRLWADIQRRARRERAPVLLYRDLGLVFRVVRDMLTPEVDEVWIDDPTEYRRMLDLMAAFASPLRDRVHLYQNREAGLFEQYGINEEIERALKRRVWLKSGGYLVIDQTEALTAIDVNTGKFVGSKNLADTVFRTNMEAAAEIARQLRLRDIGGIIVIDFIDMEEPSHRQRVVQELERHLARDHTKATVLGITSLGLVEMTRKKGRRSLLEQLTRECPYCDGRGRVLSEESAARRVRREIKRILRHSASEAILVEVHPSVASLLIGAGGANLRELERETGRSVFIRGRDDVHLEAMNLVALGSREEVERQALPVHAGQRLELEVEERHATNEADGIARLEGYVIDIQGAGDRVGQRVVVEITRAYRTYARARVVS